From a region of the Chlorocebus sabaeus isolate Y175 chromosome 23, mChlSab1.0.hap1, whole genome shotgun sequence genome:
- the FEM1C gene encoding protein fem-1 homolog C, translating to MDLKTAVFNAARDGKLRLLTKLLASKSKEEVSSLISEKTNGATPLLMAARYGHLDMVEFLLEQCSASIEVGGSVNFDGETIEGAPPLWAASAAGHLKVVQSLLNHGASVNNTTLTNSTPLRAACFDGHLEIVKYLVEHKADLEVSNRHGHTCLMISCYKGHKEIAQYLLEKGADVNRKSVKGNTALHDCAESGSLDIMKMLLMYCAKMEKDGYGMTPLLSASVTGHTNIVDFLTHHAQTSKTERINALELLGATFVDKKRDLLGALKYWKKAMNMRYSDRTNIISKPVPQTLIMAYDYAKEVNSAEELEGLIADPDEMRMQALLIRERILGPSHPDTSYYIRYRGAVYADSGNFKRCINLWKYALDMQQSNLDPLSPMTASSLLSFAELFSFMLQDRAKGLLGTTVTFDDLMGILCKSVLEIERAIKQTQCPADPLQLNKALSIILHLICLLEKVPCTLEQDHFKKQTIYRFLKLHPRGKNNFSPLHLAVDKNTTCVGRYPVCKFPSLQVTAILIECGADVNVRDSDDNSPLHIAALNNHPDIMNLLIKSGAHFDATNLHKQTASDLLDEKEIAKNLIQPINHTTLQCLAARVIVNHRIYYKGHIPEKLETFVSLHR from the exons ATGGATCTAAAGACAGCAGTATTTAACGCAGCTCGGGATGGCAAACTCCGGCTTCTCACCAAATTGTTGGCAAGCAAATCCAAAGAGGAGGTTTCCTCCTTGATCTCTGAAAAAACAAATGGGGCCACGCCACTCTTGATGGCCGCCAGGTATGGGCACCTTGACATGGTAGAATTCCTCCTAGAGCAGTGCAGTGCCTCCATAGAAGTTGGGGGCTCCGTCAATTTTGATGGCGAAACCATTGAGGGGGCTCCCCCTTTATGGGCCGCTTCTGCAGCAGGACATCTGAAGGTGGTCCAGTCCTTGTTAAATCATGGAGCATCTGTCAACAACACGACTTTAACCAATTCAACTCCTCTTCGAGCTGCGTGTTTCGATGGCCATTTGGAAATAGTGAAGTACCTCgtagaacacaaagctgatttgGAAGTGTCAAACCGACATGGTCATACGTGCTTGATGATTTCATGTTACAAAGGACATAAAGAGATTGCTCAGTATTTACTTGAAAAGGGGGCAGATGTTAATAGAAAAAGTGTTAAAG GTAATACTGCATTGCATGATTGTGCAGAATCTGGAAGTTTGGACATCATGAAGATGCTTCTTATGTATTGTGCCAAGATGGAAAAGGATGGTTATGGAATGACTCCCCTTCTCTCGGCAAGTGTGACTGGTCACACAAATATTGTGGATTTTCTGACACACCATGCACAGACCAGCAAGACAGAACGTATTAATGCACTAGAGCTTCTGGGAGCTACATTTGTAGACAAAAAAAGAGATCTGCTTGGGGCTTTGAAATACTGGAAAAAGGCAATGAACATGAGGTACAGTGATAGAACTAATATTATTAGTAAACCAGTGCCACAGACACTAATAATGGCTTATGATTATGCCAAGGAGGTGAACAGTGCGGAAGAGCTAGAAGGTCTTATTGCTGATCCTGATGAGATGAGAATGCAGGCACTATTAATCAGAGAACGTATTCTTGGTCCTTCTCATCCTGATACCTCTTACTATATTAGATATAGAGGCGCTGTCTATGCAGACTCTGGAAATTTCAAACGATGCATCAACCTATGGAAGTATGCTTTGGATATGCAGCAGAGCAATTTGGATCCTTTAAGCCCAATGACCGCCAGCAGCTTATTATCTTTTGCAGAACTATTCTCCTTTATGCTACAGGATAGGGCTAAAGGCCTGCTGGGTACTACTGTTACATTTGATGATCTTATGGGCATACTTTGCAAAAGCGTCCTTGAAATAGAGCGAGCTATCAAACAAACTCAGTGTCCAGCTGACCCATTACAGTTAAATAAGGCCCTTTCTATTATTTTGCACTTAATTTGCTTGTTAGAGAAAGTTCCTTGTACTCTAGAACAGGACCATTTCAAAAAGCAGACTATATACAGGTTTCTTAAGCTGCATCCAAGGGGAAAGAATAACTTCAgccctcttcatctggctgtggACAAGAATACTACATGTGTAGGGCGGTACCCTGTTTGTAAATTTCCGTCTCTACAAGTTACTGCGATACTGATAGAATGTGGTGCTGATGTGAACGTCAGAGACTCGGATGACAACAGTCCCCTACATATCGCTGCTCTTAACAATCATCCAGACATCATGAATCTCCTTATTAAATCAGGTGCACATTTTGATGCCACAAACTTGCACAAACAAACTGCTAGTGACTTGCTGGATGAGAAGGAAATAGCTAAAAATTTGATCCAGCCTATAAATCATACCACATTGCAGTGTCTTGCTGCTCGTGTCATAGTGAATCATAGAATATATTATAAAGGGCATATCCCAGAAAAGCTAGAGACCTTTGTTTCCCTTCATAGATGA